From a single Raphanus sativus cultivar WK10039 chromosome 3, ASM80110v3, whole genome shotgun sequence genomic region:
- the LOC108847744 gene encoding vesicle-associated protein 1-2-like, with product MSNELFDIDPIELQFHFELNKQISCSQYLTNKTDSYVAFKVKTTNPKRYCVRPNIGVVLPGSSIEVVVIMQAQKEVPADMQCKDKFLVQCFVASPGAIATEITTEMFNQEAGHRVEETKLRVVYVDPPLLPSPEQLKRGSNRNQSGGGILIRTRWYISARGLRRRTVKGGEVAIHG from the exons ATGAGTAACGAGCTTTTCGACATCGATCCTATCGAACTTCAATTCCATT ttgaATTGAACAAACAGATCTCTTGCTCTCAGTATTTGACTAACAAGACCGACAGTTACGTGGCCTTCAAG GTTAAAACGACGAATCCAAAAAGATATTGTGTGAGGCCTAATATTGGCGTTGTTCTTCCTGGATCCTCTATCGAAGTTGTAG TGATCATGCAAGCGCAAAAGGAAGTTCCGGCTGATATGCAGTGCAAGGACAAGTTCTTGGTTCAGTGTTTTGTGGCTAGTCCCGGGGCTATTGCCACAGAAATTACTACGGAGATG TTTAACCAGGAGGCAGGGCATCGAGTTGAGGAGACCAAACTGAGAGTTGTTTATGTTGATCCACCACTACTACCATCACCT GAGCAGTTGAAGCGCGGAAGCAATAGAAATCAGAGTGGTGGTGGGATCCTGATACGTACGAGATGGTATATTTCCGCAAGGGGCTTAAGGAGAAGGACAGTGAAA